The following proteins come from a genomic window of Nicotiana tomentosiformis chromosome 12, ASM39032v3, whole genome shotgun sequence:
- the LOC104105216 gene encoding protein NRT1/ PTR FAMILY 8.2-like — MDRSIHVDNLHDKSYAQPSFDGTMDMNKNVKKVTKTLVTNGCVDYKGNIADKRTTGGWKASPFIIVNEVAERLAFFAVAVSMVAYLVFEMHQSLPDAATHVNDWIGAAYVLTLLGAFLADAYFGRFLTIIIFSCIYFVGMILLTLSASIDSLRPPQCIARPCIPATKGQTAFLYGALYLIALGTGGIKPCVSTFGADQFDESDKKESQKKYAFFNWFFFAINMGALLGITLLVYVQQEKGWTWGFVVPTAAMFVSIVILVAGFTNYRYQKPMGSAFTRFVQVIVVSIRNHFRGVVVASESELYEMKTKESDIFGARKLPHTKQYRFLDKAAVVTDPEIIINNKWKLCTVTQVEEFKSFIRILPIWASTIALSISFAQLSTFFLTQANIMDRKIAPHFTIPAGSVPVFTAVNGLLLVPVYEKFIVPHLRSKTGHERGITSLQRIGVGLFVSIFALMSAALVERMRRQSSNPTSLSIFWLFPQFFLVGTAEVFSYVGQLEFFYDEATDGTRSISSALFLSEIGIGSWLSSAIVKIVESATGGVEKGWLRNNLNKSKLDYFYWILTGINAVNFLVYLVIAWRYKGRNGERGTIRDESMVFELDGRFKKKNDTDEFRGMAS, encoded by the exons ATGGATAGAAGCATTCACGTTGACAATTTGCATGACAAATCTTATGCTCAACCATCTTTTGATGGAACTATGGATATGAATAAGAATGTCAAGAAG GTAACAAAAACTTTGGTAACCAATGGGTGCGTGGATTATAAAGGGAATATTGCGGATAAACGAACCACTGGAGGATGGAAAGCTTCACCATTCATTATAG TCAACGAGGTGGCAGAGAGGTTGGCATTCTTTGCCGTAGCTGTAAGTATGGTGGCATATTTGGTGTTTGAGATGCATCAATCACTTCCAGATGCTGCAACTCATGTCAATGATTGGATTGGAGCTGCCTATGTTTTGACTCTACTTGGAGCTTTCCTTGCTGATGCTTACTTCGGTCGCTTCTTAACCATCATCATTTTCTCTTGTATCTACTTCGTG GGAATGATATTGTTAACACTATCGGCATCAATCGACAGCTTAAGACCACCTCAATGCATAGCGAGGCCATGCATTCCAGCAACAAAAGGCCAAACAGCTTTTCTATATGGAGCACTCTATCTCATAGCACTTGGAACAGGGGGCATCAAACCCTGTGTCTCAACATTTGGAGCTGATCAATTTGATGAATCTGACAAAAAAGAATCCCAAAAAAAATATGCATTCTTTAATTGGTTCTTCTTTGCTATTAATATGGGTGCACTCTTGGGAATAACTCTTTTGGTTTATGTACAACAAGAAAAAGGTTGGACTTGGGGTTTTGTTGTTCCTACAGCAGCTATGTTTGTATCTATTGTTATCTTAGTTGCTGGCTTTACTAATTATCGTTATCAGAAACCTATGGGAAGTGCTTTCACTAGATTTGTTCAGGTTATTGTGGTTTCTATTAGAAATCATTTCAGAGGTGTGGTGGTGGCAAGTGAAAGTGAACTCTATGAGATGAAGACCAAAGAATCTGATATTTTTGGTGCTCGAAAGCTTCCTCATACTAAGCAATACAG ATTTTTGGATAAAGCAGCAGTAGTAACAGACCCTgagatcatcatcaacaacaaatggAAGTTATGCACAGTGACACAAGTTGAAGAGTTCAAATCCTTTATCAGAATCCTTCCAATTTGGGCATCTACAATAGCTCTTTCCATTTCATTTGCTCAACTCTCGACTTTTTTCCTCACTCAAGCCAACATCATGGACAGAAAAATCGCCCCCCATTTCACTATCCCCGCCGGCTCCGTCCCCGTCTTCACGGCCGTCAACGGACTCCTTCTCGTACCAGTATACGAGAAATTCATCGTCCCTCACCTCCGTTCCAAAACCGGACACGAACGTGGCATCACGTCGTTACAACGTATAGGGGTCGGTTTATTCGTGTCCATTTTTGCCCTAATGTCCGCTGCATTGGTTGAGAGAATGAGACGTCAGAGCTCAAACCCAACAAGTTTGAGCATATTTTGGTTGTTTCCTCAATTCTTTCTCGTAGGTACAGCTGAGGTTTTCTCATACGTAGGACAATTGGAGTTTTTCTACGATGAAGCAACCGATGGTACGAGAAGTATAAGCAGTGCATTATTTTTAAGTGAGATAGGAATTGGGAGTTGGTTAAGTTCTGCCATAGTGAAAATTGTGGAAAGTGCCACGGGTGGTGTAGAGAAAGGGTGGCTTAGGAATAATCTTAACAAAAGCAAACTTGATTATTTTTATTGGATATTAACAGGGATAAATGCAGTGAATTTCTTGGTATATTTAGTGATTGCATGGAGATACAAAGGAAGAAATGGTGAAAGAGGAACAATTAGAGATGAGTCAATGGTGTTTGAACTGGATGGTCGATTTAAAAAGAAGAATGATACTGATGAATTTCGGGGTATGGCCTCTTGA